A window from Micromonospora terminaliae encodes these proteins:
- a CDS encoding VOC family protein: MAIQRMDHVGIVVGDLEAAVAFFTELGMELEGEAAVEGKWVDRVNGLDGVQVDMAMMRTPDGHSKVELTAFRAPAAVSAEPAVAPPNTLGIRNIMFAVDDIDDVVARLRNHGAELVGEVERYEDSYRLCYVRGPEGIIVALAEQLS, translated from the coding sequence ATGGCGATTCAGCGGATGGACCACGTCGGCATCGTCGTCGGCGACCTTGAGGCTGCGGTGGCGTTCTTCACCGAACTCGGCATGGAACTGGAGGGCGAGGCGGCGGTCGAGGGAAAGTGGGTGGACCGCGTCAACGGCCTCGACGGCGTCCAGGTCGACATGGCCATGATGCGGACCCCGGACGGCCACAGCAAGGTGGAGCTGACGGCCTTCCGCGCGCCGGCGGCGGTCAGCGCCGAGCCGGCCGTCGCACCGCCGAACACGCTGGGCATCCGCAACATCATGTTCGCCGTCGACGACATCGACGACGTCGTGGCCCGCCTGCGCAACCACGGCGCCGAACTCGTCGGCGAGGTGGAGCGGTACGAGGACAGCTACCGGCTCTGCTACGTCCGCGGCCCCGAGGGCATCATCGTCGCACTGGCCGAGCAGCTCAGCTGA
- a CDS encoding LysM domain-containing protein, with protein MTGRYDSVPVAGTTVPDGAGGLREVRYLRRRPLPELRDVRAAATHRVTAGDRIDLVSHRYLGDATAWWRIADANGALDPEALTGPDAEGELIVIPLPGV; from the coding sequence ATGACCGGGCGCTACGACTCCGTACCCGTCGCCGGGACGACCGTGCCCGACGGCGCCGGCGGCCTGCGCGAGGTGCGCTACCTGCGGCGACGGCCGCTGCCGGAGCTGCGCGACGTGCGGGCCGCCGCCACCCACCGGGTGACCGCCGGGGACCGGATCGACCTGGTCAGCCACCGGTACCTGGGCGACGCCACCGCGTGGTGGCGCATCGCCGACGCCAACGGGGCGCTCGACCCGGAGGCGCTGACCGGCCCGGACGCCGAGGGCGAGCTGATCGTCATCCCGCTGCCGGGGGTGTGA